Proteins from a single region of Drosophila biarmipes strain raj3 chromosome 3R, RU_DBia_V1.1, whole genome shotgun sequence:
- the LOC108024407 gene encoding solute carrier family 25 member 45 isoform X2, which yields MGIALKVNGFYRGMFFPFISTGAINSLLFGIYGNHLRQLRKVCHSDYQREQLEYHNMFLAGSVAGFVQSFIACPMELIKVRLQTATYYNDYLYGQRRTAFGTFKRILKTDGISGLYRGLLPMMCRDVLPYGIYMLAYRQGVDYMDRRDFVRRRRSQADGSSVNLLVTTLAGAWAGVISWVCVIPFDVVKTLMQADENHKYRGIFHCVRVQYRAYGWRSIFRGSWMLVARAVPFNAATFLGYEYALEWCQRWNGTYV from the exons ATGGG CATCGCTTTAAAGGTCAACGGCTTCTACAGGGGCATGTTCTTCCCGTTCATCTCGACGGGAGCGATCAACTCGCTGCTCTTCGGCATCTATGGCAACCACCTGCGGCAGCTGAGGAAGGTGTGCCACAGTGACTACCAGCGGGAGCAGCTGGAGTACCACAACATGTTCCTGGCGGGCTCGGTGGCCGGGTTCGTCCAGTCCTTCATCGCATGTCCCATGGAACTGATCAAAGTCCGCCTGCAGACGGCGACCT ATTATAATGATTACCTCTATGGCCAGCGGCGGACTGCCTTTGGGACTTTCAAAAGGATACTCAAGACTGATGGGATCTCGGGACTTTACCGAGGTCTCCTGCCCATGATGTGCCG CGACGTCCTGCCCTACGGCATCTACATGCTGGCCTATCGTCAAGGGGTTGACTACATGGACAGGCGGGACTTTGTGCGCCGACGACGCAGCCAGGCGGACGGATCGAGTGTGAACCTCCTGGTGACCACGCTGGCGGGAGCCTGGGCGGGCGTCATATCGTGGGTGTGCGTCATTCCGTTCGACGTGGTGAAGACGCTGATGCAGGCGGATGAGAACCACAAGTACCGGGGCATCTTCCACTGCGTGCGGGTGCAGTACAGGGCCTACGGCTGGAGGAGCATCTTCCGGGGCAGCTGGATGCTGGTGGCGCGGGCGGTTCCCTTCAACGCAGCCACCTTTCTGGGATACGAGTACGCCCTGGAGTGGTGCCAGCGGTGGAATGGTACTTACGTCTGA
- the LOC108024407 gene encoding solute carrier family 25 member 45 isoform X1 codes for MKWENYCDFVAGCFGGACGVLVAHPLDTIKVWQQASNSSVVTAIHQIYSRNNGVNGFYRGMFFPFISTGAINSLLFGIYGNHLRQLRKVCHSDYQREQLEYHNMFLAGSVAGFVQSFIACPMELIKVRLQTATYYNDYLYGQRRTAFGTFKRILKTDGISGLYRGLLPMMCRDVLPYGIYMLAYRQGVDYMDRRDFVRRRRSQADGSSVNLLVTTLAGAWAGVISWVCVIPFDVVKTLMQADENHKYRGIFHCVRVQYRAYGWRSIFRGSWMLVARAVPFNAATFLGYEYALEWCQRWNGTYV; via the exons ATGAAGTGGGAAAACTATTGCGATTTTGTGGCCGGATGTTTTGGCG GTGCCTGCGGCGTGCTGGTGGCCCACCCACTCGACACAATCAAAGTGTGGCAACAGGCCTCGAATTCATCCGTCGTGACAGCCATTCACCAGATCTACAGCCGCAACAATGGG GTCAACGGCTTCTACAGGGGCATGTTCTTCCCGTTCATCTCGACGGGAGCGATCAACTCGCTGCTCTTCGGCATCTATGGCAACCACCTGCGGCAGCTGAGGAAGGTGTGCCACAGTGACTACCAGCGGGAGCAGCTGGAGTACCACAACATGTTCCTGGCGGGCTCGGTGGCCGGGTTCGTCCAGTCCTTCATCGCATGTCCCATGGAACTGATCAAAGTCCGCCTGCAGACGGCGACCT ATTATAATGATTACCTCTATGGCCAGCGGCGGACTGCCTTTGGGACTTTCAAAAGGATACTCAAGACTGATGGGATCTCGGGACTTTACCGAGGTCTCCTGCCCATGATGTGCCG CGACGTCCTGCCCTACGGCATCTACATGCTGGCCTATCGTCAAGGGGTTGACTACATGGACAGGCGGGACTTTGTGCGCCGACGACGCAGCCAGGCGGACGGATCGAGTGTGAACCTCCTGGTGACCACGCTGGCGGGAGCCTGGGCGGGCGTCATATCGTGGGTGTGCGTCATTCCGTTCGACGTGGTGAAGACGCTGATGCAGGCGGATGAGAACCACAAGTACCGGGGCATCTTCCACTGCGTGCGGGTGCAGTACAGGGCCTACGGCTGGAGGAGCATCTTCCGGGGCAGCTGGATGCTGGTGGCGCGGGCGGTTCCCTTCAACGCAGCCACCTTTCTGGGATACGAGTACGCCCTGGAGTGGTGCCAGCGGTGGAATGGTACTTACGTCTGA
- the LOC108024407 gene encoding solute carrier family 25 member 45 isoform X3, with product MGGMFFPFISTGAINSLLFGIYGNHLRQLRKVCHSDYQREQLEYHNMFLAGSVAGFVQSFIACPMELIKVRLQTATYYNDYLYGQRRTAFGTFKRILKTDGISGLYRGLLPMMCRDVLPYGIYMLAYRQGVDYMDRRDFVRRRRSQADGSSVNLLVTTLAGAWAGVISWVCVIPFDVVKTLMQADENHKYRGIFHCVRVQYRAYGWRSIFRGSWMLVARAVPFNAATFLGYEYALEWCQRWNGTYV from the exons ATGGG GGGCATGTTCTTCCCGTTCATCTCGACGGGAGCGATCAACTCGCTGCTCTTCGGCATCTATGGCAACCACCTGCGGCAGCTGAGGAAGGTGTGCCACAGTGACTACCAGCGGGAGCAGCTGGAGTACCACAACATGTTCCTGGCGGGCTCGGTGGCCGGGTTCGTCCAGTCCTTCATCGCATGTCCCATGGAACTGATCAAAGTCCGCCTGCAGACGGCGACCT ATTATAATGATTACCTCTATGGCCAGCGGCGGACTGCCTTTGGGACTTTCAAAAGGATACTCAAGACTGATGGGATCTCGGGACTTTACCGAGGTCTCCTGCCCATGATGTGCCG CGACGTCCTGCCCTACGGCATCTACATGCTGGCCTATCGTCAAGGGGTTGACTACATGGACAGGCGGGACTTTGTGCGCCGACGACGCAGCCAGGCGGACGGATCGAGTGTGAACCTCCTGGTGACCACGCTGGCGGGAGCCTGGGCGGGCGTCATATCGTGGGTGTGCGTCATTCCGTTCGACGTGGTGAAGACGCTGATGCAGGCGGATGAGAACCACAAGTACCGGGGCATCTTCCACTGCGTGCGGGTGCAGTACAGGGCCTACGGCTGGAGGAGCATCTTCCGGGGCAGCTGGATGCTGGTGGCGCGGGCGGTTCCCTTCAACGCAGCCACCTTTCTGGGATACGAGTACGCCCTGGAGTGGTGCCAGCGGTGGAATGGTACTTACGTCTGA